A part of Scleropages formosus chromosome 3, fSclFor1.1, whole genome shotgun sequence genomic DNA contains:
- the cfap57 gene encoding cilia- and flagella-associated protein 57, protein MSSAELQSHFIVGLRRDVTNNLCFFEEQIIIFPAGNNCVFYNILQKWQRFIPGTEKSQGMRALAISPNCRYLAVSERGEKGTITVHDLQHEHSKKRKVLSGGETPVKEFVCMAFSSDSKYLIGQSGAPDWTLFYWMWEKHKLMATVKTSGITNPVNQVSFNPQDNTQICVIGNGIFKIFRYTEGVLKQSNFLKLETHNFLSHVWMSQERVIAGTEAGRLTVFESGELRWEMSVTSNITTQEAQRSTERKKQDDAATASSHLPRVTAIAAYSKGFACSAGPGIVCLFEKTEKDSYRKGREIQIPQDECINESSQAEQQEINTLCISPCEETLVVTTDFGQLYSITLSSAEMSKGEQAHFEFLSHSFHSGVITGLSVCIRKPLVATCSLDHSVRIWNYDTNTLELYKGFQEEAYSIALHPSGLFVLVGFADKLRWMNLLIDDIRTFKEFTVRGCRECVFSHGGHLFAAVNGNIIQIYSSTTFENTLNLKGHNGKVRGIVWSMDDSRLVSCGMDGAVYEWNTLNGKRESESVLKSCSYNSVTMSPDGKTFFSVGTDCTVKEIQDYQILRELPAEGVVCTTITMSRSGRVLFAGTSIGTIRVIKYPLPIVKNWIEYQAHAAPVTKMVITCDDQYLLTVSEDCCLFIWKIIEKEGRVLRRDKEVYYTEEVLITKYDLEEKNQMMLELKTKVEELKIQNEYQLRLTDMNYSDKIKELTEKFIQEIDSLKAKNQALQTKKEEEEVSHQQVMMELMERHSKEKQDLESSNSQKLMLEYEKYDELQLKSQSMQEDYEQQLQNMEQSKRQALEELTLHYETKLQEKVFTLGQCQEESRQQVREFEECKKQMEEDGEREIQDIRIKYERKLREEKEANLRLKGETGVMRKKFSSLQKEIDEKNMEIETMKAEQQKLQRVIKSLEKDIQGLKKEIQERDETIQDKEKRIYDLKKKNQELEKFKFVLDYKIKELRKQIEPRENDIRELKEQTQEMEGELEQFQKRNTQLELNITDLKLRLKAVEKEKHREMQRVRDIEAVVRKFKTDLHNCVGFIQEPKKLKDSICELYSRYIQQSDVVDIAGVEVEIQSEYNRQRDQLERNLASLKKKLAKDSEVYRANNIRIMKENVSLIKEINDLRQELRLVRSQVQEYESQGSSGRRIRKQSLFEVKASEPHVRQHGSAQGQRLQRPTGFPRQTYSSI, encoded by the exons ATGTCTTCAGCTGAACTTCAGTCCCACTTCATCGTTGGTCTGCGCAGGGATGTGACCAACAACCTCTGCTTTTTTGAAGAGCAAATCATTATATTCCCAGCTGGAAACAACTGCGTGTTCTACAACATTCTTCAGAAATGGCAGAGATTCATCCCAG GTACAGAGAAAAGCCAGGGCATGCGGGCACTGGCCATCAGCCCGAACTGCCGCTACCTGGCAGTGTCCGAACGAGGTGAGAAGGGCACCATCACGGTGCATGATCTGCAGCATGAACATAGCAAGAAGAGGAAGGTGCTGAGTGGGGGTGAGACCCCTGTGAAGGAGTTTGTTTGCATGGCTTTCTCTTCCGACTCCAAGTATCTCATTGGGCAGTCAGGAGCACCAGACTGGACCCTCTTCTACTGGATGTGGGAGAAGCATAAGCTCATGGCTACAGTTAAAACCAGCGGCATTACAAACCCTGTCAACCAG GTCAGCTTTAATCCCCAAGACAACACTCAGATCTGTGTAATCGGGAACGGCATATTCAAGATTTTTCGCTACACAGAGGGAGTCCTGAAGCAATCCAATTTCCTGAAGCTGGAGACGCACAACTTCCTGTCACATGTCTGGATGTCACAGGAGCGTGTGATCGCAGGAACCGAGGCCGGTCGGCTGACGGTGTTTGAGTCAGGAGAACTGCGGTGGGAGATGAGCGTGACGTCCAACATTACCACACAGGAGGCTCAAAG GTCAACTGAGAGGAAAAAGCAAGATGATGCTGCCACAGCCTCTAGTCACCTTCCTCGCGTCACAGCGATCGCAGCCTACTCAAAAGGGTTTGCCTGCTCAGCTGGTCCAGGCATTGTGTGCTTGTTTGAAAAGACAGAGAAGGACAGTTACAGGAAAGGCAGGGAAATCCAG ATTCCTCAGGATGAATGCATTAATGAGTCCAGCcaagcagagcagcaggaaaTCAACACCTTGTGCATCAGTCCTTGTGAGGAAACTCTGGTGGTCACCACTGACTTTGGTCAACTCTATAGCATTACCCTGTCTTCTGCAGAAATGAGTAAG GGGGAGCAAGCTCACTTTGAGTTCCTCTCACACTCCTTCCACTCGGGGGTCATCACGGGCTTGTCCGTCTGCATCCGCAAGCCACTCGTTGCCACGTGCTCTTTGGACCACTCTGTGCGCATCTGGAACTATGACACCAA CACTTTAGAGCTCTACAAGGGTTTCCAGGAGGAGGCCTACAGCATTGCTCTACATCCTTCTGGTCTCTTTGTCCTGGTGGGCTTTGCAGACAAGCTGCGTTGGATGAACCTGCTCATTGATGACATCCGGACCTTTAAAGAATTCACTGTGCGGGGCTGTAGAGAG TGTGTCTTTAGCCATGGGGGACACCTGTTTGCTGCCGTCAATGGAAACATCATTCAGATCTATTCTAGTACAACTTTTGAAAACACGTTGAATCTCAAGGGTCACAATGGAAAG GTACGTGGCATTGTTTGGAGCATGGATGACAGCAGGCTGGTGTCTTGTGGCATGGATGGTGCTGTCTATGAGTGGAACACTCTGAATGGCAAGCGCGAGTCTGAAAGTGTCCTGAAGTCCTGCAGCTACAATAGTGTCACCATGTCCCCAGATGGCAAGACCTTCTTCAGTGTGGGGACAGACTGCACCGTGAAGGAAATTCAGGACTATCAG ATCCTAAGAGAGCTTCCAGCTGAGGGTGTGGTTTGTACAACCATCACAATGTCCCGTTCAGGTAGGGTCCTCTTTGCGGGCACATCCATTGGGACCATCAGAGTCATCAAGTACCCCTTACCAATAGTAAAGAACTGGATTGAGTATCAAGCTCATGCTGCACCTGTGACCAAG ATGGTCATTACATGTGATGACCAGTACCTGCTGACCGTTTCGGAAGACTGCTGCCTTTTCATCTGGAAAATCATTGAGAAGGAAGGACGAGTGCTCAGGAGGGACAAGGAGGTCTACTATACTGAGGAAGTCCTTATCACAAAATATGACCTGGAGGAAAAG AACCAAATGATGCTTGAACTGAAGACAAAAGTTGAGGAGTTGAAAATACAGAATGAGTATCAGCTCCGACTGACAGATATGAATTACAGTGACAAAATCAAAGAACTGACAGAGAAGTTCATACAGGAGATAGACTCTCTGAAAGCAAAGAACCAG GCTCTACAGACtaagaaggaagaagaggaggttTCCCACCAGCAGGTGATGATGGAGCTAATGGAGCGACActctaaagaaaaacaagactTAG AGTCCAGCAACAGCCAGAAGCTGATGCTGGAGTATGAGAAATATGATGAGCTGCAGCTGAAGTCACAGTCCATGCAGGAAGATtatgagcagcagctgcagaacatGGAGCAGAGCAAGAGGCAAGCACTGGAGGAGCTCACCCTGCACTATGAGACCAAGCTGCAAGAGAAAGTCTTCACTCTAGGCCAG TGTCAGGAGGAGTCCCGCCAGCAGGTACGGGAGTTTGAAGAGTGCAAGAAGCAGATGGAGGAGGATGGGGAAAGGGAGATCCAGGATATTCGCATTAAGTACGAGAGGAAACTCAGGGAGGAAAAGGAAGCTAATCTGCGACTCAAGGGTGAGACGGGCGTCATGAGGAAAAAG TTCAGCAGCCTGCAGAAGGAGATTGATgagaaaaatatggaaattgAGACCATGAAGGCAGAGCAACAGAAGCTTCAGAGGGTAATCAAGTCCCTGGAGAAGGACATTCAGGGGCTGAAGaaggaaatccaagagagggaTGAGACCATCCAAGACAAG GAAAAGCGTATCTATGACCTGAAGAAGAAGAACCAGGAGTTGGAGAAGTTCAAGTTTGTGCTGGATTATAAGATCAAAGAGCTGAGGAAACAGATCGAGCCCAGAGAAAATGATATCAGGGAGTTGAAGGAGCAGACACAAGAG ATGGAGGGTGAGCTGGAGCAGTTCCAGAAGCGGAATACCCAGCTAGAGCTGAACATCACAGACCTGAAGTTAAGGTTGAAAGCTGTGGAAAAAGAGAAGCATAGAGAGATGCAGAGG GTGCGGGACATAGAAGCAGTGGTGCGGAAGTTCAAGACTGACCTCCACAACTGTGTTGGCTTCATCCAAGAGCCCAAAAAGCTCAAGGATAGTATCTGTGAGCTGTACAGCCGATACATCCAGCAGTCTGACGTG GTGGACATTGCAGGGGTGGAGGTTGAGATCCAGAGCGAGTACAATCGCCAGCGGGATCAGCTAGAGAGGAACTTGGCTTCTCTGAAGAAGAAGCTGGCCAAGGACTCTGAAGTGTACCGTGCAAATAATATCAGGATCATGAAG GAGAATGTCTCCTTGATCAAGGAGATTAATGACCTGAGGCAGGAGCTGAGACTGGTCCGCTCCCAGGTTCAAGAGTACGAGAGCCAGGGAAGCAGTGGAAGGAGGATCAGGAAGCAAAGCCTCTTTGAGGTCAAAGCCAGTGAACCACATGTCCGCCAACATGGATCAGCTCAGGGACAGCGACTGCAGAGACCCACAGGATTTCCACGACAGACGTACTCCTCCATTTGA
- the LOC108935000 gene encoding doublesex- and mab-3-related transcription factor B1-like, with amino-acid sequence MPRFSKPENAPAEETVRKVQRKPKCSRCRNHGFVVTLKGHSGGCPFGLCRCWKCSLITQRTSIMASHRRMKKAHRLECRRASESREVRSRAGGGSGPDHAGGEAGPAVSSSSPVRTQSVTRMTPPQLEAPGGGGACSEVSGEGPEEPADSQCGRGDRCGTRCPRTRRVRRHRDRAGDPSVESGKPPLPCGLCVGRGLPEGALSGRANDRSCPSEATHLLP; translated from the exons ATGCCGCGATTTTCGAAGCCTGAAAACGCGCCAGCAGAGGAGACGGTCCGAAAAGTTCAGAGGAAGCCCAAATGCTCGAGGTGTCGGAACCACGGCTTCGTGGTGACACTGAAGGGCCACTCGGGCGGCTGCCCGTTTGGGCTTTGCCGCTGCTGGAAGTGCTCGCTCATCACCCAGAGGACGAGCATCATGGCGAGCCACCGGCGAATGAAGAAAGCGCACAGGTTGGAGTGTCGCCGGGCCAGCGAGTCCAGAGAGGTGCGATCGCGGGCCGGCGGGGGCAGTGGCCCCGATCATGCCGGCGGAGAAGCCGGTCCGGCTGTGTCCTCGAGCTCGCCTGTCAGAACGCAGAGTGTGACGAGGATGACGCCGCCGCAGCTGGAGGCGCCGGGCGGCGGGGGAGCTTGCAGCGAGGTGTCAGGTGAAGGTCCGGAGGAACCCGCAGACTCACAGTGCGGCCGCGGGGACAGATGTGGGACTCGGTGCCCTCGGACTCGGAGGGTCAGACGCCACCGTGACCGGGCGGGAGATCCCTCGGTGGAGTCCGG CAAACCCCCACTTCCGTGTGGACTCTGCGTCGGCCGAGGTCTTCCAGAGGGAGCTCTATCTGGGCGAGCTAATGACCGTTCCTGTCCCAGTGAAGCCACTCACCTGCTACCCTGA